The following coding sequences lie in one Prosthecobacter vanneervenii genomic window:
- a CDS encoding GspE/PulE family protein, whose product MYSNEAYLLEQLQETGLLTQRDIQQAKTGLKPGDSVIAALIKASAVTDEQIARTVAVNSGMEYIDLHGFEAHPSLRSLVSQEVALKYKITPLGMNGTAIQIAVADPFDFEALDALPHLLQPEIEFYCSTPALIKTVQSNIYGNEAVLGTVTTKGSGSESSSSDADAPVIKLVSNLLMEAFKQKASDIHIEPLDKDIRVRYRMDGVLVDVEHHPKRLLSSIIGRIKIMTGSMQLDEKRIPQDGRIQMQFNDKEIDMRVSIIPTNHGESVVMRVLDKSSLKLGLVDLGFLSDDQAAFEQLITLPDGIILVTGPTGSGKTTTLYACLNFINRPDRKIITVEDPVEYELAGINQVMVKEDVGMTFAAALRAMLRQAPNIIMLGEIRDLETASIAIQASLTGHLVFSTLHTNDAPSAVARLTDIGVKPFLTASAVRAIEAQRLVRKLCGDCKQPDTLSSGDLRALGLEAGQMAQATIMGARGCSKCRQRGFRGRMSIVEIFKINDEVRSMINQQLTTPQLRKRARELGMRTLREDGVRKVLAGLTTAEEVIEATMADVD is encoded by the coding sequence ATGTACTCGAATGAAGCATACCTCCTCGAACAGCTCCAGGAAACCGGCCTGCTGACCCAGCGAGACATCCAGCAGGCCAAGACTGGCCTGAAGCCTGGAGACAGCGTCATCGCCGCACTCATCAAAGCCTCTGCCGTCACGGATGAGCAGATCGCACGCACCGTCGCCGTCAATTCAGGCATGGAGTACATTGACCTGCATGGATTCGAAGCGCACCCCAGCCTTCGCAGTTTGGTGTCACAGGAAGTGGCGCTGAAATACAAGATCACCCCGCTGGGGATGAACGGCACCGCCATTCAGATCGCTGTGGCCGACCCGTTTGATTTCGAGGCTCTGGATGCCCTTCCCCACCTGTTGCAGCCGGAAATCGAGTTTTACTGCTCCACCCCGGCCCTGATCAAGACCGTACAGTCCAACATCTATGGCAACGAGGCCGTGCTCGGCACCGTGACTACCAAGGGCAGCGGCAGCGAGTCCTCCAGCTCTGATGCGGACGCTCCAGTGATCAAGCTCGTCTCCAACCTGCTCATGGAAGCCTTCAAGCAGAAGGCCTCTGATATTCATATCGAGCCCCTCGACAAGGACATCCGCGTCCGCTACCGCATGGACGGTGTGCTGGTGGATGTGGAGCACCACCCCAAGCGCCTGCTCTCCTCCATCATCGGTCGTATCAAGATCATGACCGGCTCGATGCAGCTGGATGAAAAACGCATCCCGCAGGACGGCCGAATCCAGATGCAGTTTAATGACAAGGAGATCGACATGCGTGTGTCGATCATCCCCACCAATCATGGTGAGAGCGTCGTCATGCGTGTGCTGGACAAGAGCAGCCTCAAGCTCGGCCTCGTGGACCTCGGCTTCCTCAGCGATGACCAGGCCGCCTTTGAGCAGCTCATCACCCTGCCGGACGGCATCATCCTCGTGACCGGCCCCACGGGCTCAGGCAAGACCACGACGCTCTACGCCTGCCTCAACTTCATCAACCGCCCTGACCGCAAGATCATCACCGTGGAAGACCCGGTGGAATACGAGCTGGCCGGCATCAATCAGGTGATGGTGAAGGAAGATGTGGGAATGACCTTTGCCGCGGCCCTCCGCGCCATGCTGCGTCAGGCGCCCAACATCATCATGCTGGGGGAAATTCGTGACCTTGAGACCGCCTCCATCGCCATCCAGGCCTCCCTCACCGGTCACCTTGTCTTCAGTACGCTCCACACCAATGACGCCCCCAGCGCCGTGGCACGTCTCACCGACATCGGGGTCAAGCCCTTCCTCACCGCCTCCGCCGTGCGCGCCATCGAGGCCCAGCGCCTCGTGCGCAAGCTCTGCGGAGACTGCAAGCAGCCGGACACCCTCTCCTCCGGAGACCTGCGCGCCCTCGGCCTGGAGGCAGGCCAGATGGCCCAGGCCACCATCATGGGCGCACGCGGCTGCAGCAAGTGCCGCCAGCGCGGCTTCCGCGGCCGTATGTCCATCGTGGAGATCTTCAAGATCAACGACGAAGTGCGCAGCATGATCAACCAGCAGCTCACCACCCCGCAGCTGCGCAAGCGCGCCCGCGAACTGGGCATGCGCACCCTGCGCGAAGACGGCGTGCGCAAGGTTCTCGCCGGTCTTACCACCGCCGAAGAAGTCATTGAGGCCACCATGGCGGACGTTGACTGA
- a CDS encoding class I fructose-bisphosphate aldolase, translating into MNRQENLESLFRNGKTVILPIDHGCAIPVPGLENPFQLIDSVNEFVDGYVMNLGVALRAADSLAGKGIILRTDIYNTRTTGEGAGSIGVFGVEEAEMVGANAVMNMIYPFSNYEKTNFQECADLIRLSLDTDIPVILESLPYALGAPDKYTVENVSFAVRLAAELGSDVVKTPYPTNGTVEDFRRIVGQSFVPVIILGGAAMGDDAGLLKMVEDAMDAGAAGIAIGRNVWQHKNPAAIARSLAAIVHEDASALEALALLKEPVR; encoded by the coding sequence ATGAACCGCCAGGAAAACCTCGAATCCCTTTTTCGCAACGGCAAGACCGTCATTCTCCCCATTGACCACGGTTGCGCCATCCCCGTGCCCGGTCTGGAAAACCCCTTTCAGCTCATCGACAGCGTCAATGAGTTCGTGGACGGCTACGTCATGAACCTCGGCGTGGCCCTGCGCGCCGCCGACAGCCTGGCCGGCAAGGGCATCATCCTCCGCACGGACATCTACAACACCCGCACCACCGGAGAAGGTGCGGGCAGCATCGGCGTCTTTGGCGTGGAAGAGGCTGAAATGGTCGGCGCCAACGCCGTCATGAATATGATCTACCCCTTCTCCAACTACGAGAAGACCAACTTCCAGGAGTGCGCCGACCTCATCCGCCTCAGCCTGGACACGGACATCCCCGTCATTCTGGAGTCCCTGCCCTACGCGCTCGGTGCTCCAGACAAGTACACCGTGGAAAACGTCAGCTTTGCCGTGCGCCTCGCCGCCGAGCTGGGCTCTGACGTCGTCAAGACCCCCTACCCCACCAACGGCACGGTGGAAGACTTCCGCCGCATTGTGGGCCAGAGTTTTGTGCCTGTCATCATCCTCGGCGGTGCCGCCATGGGAGACGACGCCGGCCTTCTTAAAATGGTGGAGGACGCCATGGACGCAGGTGCCGCTGGCATCGCCATCGGCCGCAACGTCTGGCAGCACAAAAACCCTGCCGCTATCGCCCGCAGCCTCGCCGCCATTGTGCATGAGGACGCCTCCGCTCTCGAAGCGCTCGCACTGCTGAAAGAACCGGTGCGCTGA
- the dnaA gene encoding chromosomal replication initiator protein DnaA, translating into MARTDENTNHLSHNGSSHAVGTELFTPVPTVWDQVCAVLVKRLGADNFQRCFSGTSARLTDDGRFVITVPNPIHQLWIESNHSGAVADAVAEVTGEPTVIEFHVATEAVPVNFAPKPELKAARVNAADQAPIRFFSEAGLNAKFNFDSYVIGPNSSYSVAVAKAVAEKPGRIYNPLFFHGATGLGKTHLLQAIGQEVLARKPRANVRYVTSEQFTNEFVDAIKRQTFSQFRQKYRKVDVLLIDDVQFFEGKDSTQEEFFHTFNELFNNAKQIVLASDRPPSEIKNLESRLVSRFEWGLATQIQVPDFETRIAILRRKQSDFNVSLDPWILDYMAQRIRANVRKLEGALMRVAAHVSLEGAVTTESALATMLHDVIDEDPSKTVTVDRIQRVIATHYDLRVSDLTGPRRPKNIAEARQVAMYLTRTMTKLPLVQIGDEFGGRDHGTVIHACKVVNNLISSSNDFKRTLDTLAGKIQES; encoded by the coding sequence ATGGCGCGCACCGATGAAAACACGAATCACCTTTCTCACAATGGATCTTCGCATGCAGTCGGAACGGAGTTGTTCACCCCAGTGCCCACCGTCTGGGACCAGGTGTGCGCGGTGCTGGTAAAGCGCCTGGGTGCTGACAATTTTCAGCGCTGCTTCAGCGGCACCTCCGCACGCCTGACGGATGATGGCAGGTTTGTGATCACGGTGCCAAATCCGATCCATCAGCTTTGGATCGAGAGCAACCACAGTGGTGCCGTGGCAGATGCCGTGGCAGAGGTGACGGGAGAGCCGACGGTCATCGAGTTCCATGTGGCCACCGAGGCCGTGCCGGTGAATTTTGCGCCAAAGCCCGAGCTGAAGGCCGCGCGTGTGAACGCCGCCGACCAGGCTCCGATCCGCTTCTTCAGCGAGGCGGGTCTGAACGCCAAGTTCAACTTTGACAGCTACGTCATCGGCCCCAACAGCAGCTACTCCGTGGCTGTGGCCAAGGCCGTGGCTGAAAAACCGGGCCGCATCTACAATCCGCTGTTTTTCCACGGCGCCACCGGCCTTGGCAAGACGCATCTGCTCCAGGCCATCGGCCAGGAGGTGCTGGCCCGCAAGCCCCGTGCGAATGTGCGCTACGTCACCTCAGAGCAGTTCACCAATGAGTTTGTGGACGCGATCAAGCGCCAGACGTTCAGCCAGTTCCGCCAGAAGTACCGCAAGGTGGACGTGCTGCTGATCGACGACGTGCAGTTTTTTGAGGGCAAGGACAGCACGCAGGAGGAGTTTTTCCACACCTTCAACGAGCTCTTCAACAACGCGAAGCAGATCGTGCTGGCCAGCGACCGCCCGCCGAGCGAGATCAAGAACCTGGAAAGCCGCCTCGTGTCCCGCTTTGAGTGGGGCCTGGCCACGCAGATCCAGGTGCCGGATTTTGAAACGCGCATCGCCATCCTGCGCCGCAAGCAGAGCGACTTCAATGTCTCCCTGGATCCCTGGATCCTCGACTACATGGCCCAGCGCATCCGCGCCAACGTGCGCAAGCTGGAAGGCGCGCTGATGCGCGTGGCAGCCCACGTCTCCCTGGAAGGCGCGGTGACCACGGAATCCGCCCTGGCCACGATGCTGCATGATGTGATCGACGAGGATCCGTCCAAGACGGTGACGGTGGACCGCATCCAGCGTGTGATCGCCACGCACTACGACCTGCGCGTGAGCGACCTCACCGGACCGCGTCGCCCCAAGAACATCGCTGAAGCGCGCCAGGTGGCCATGTACCTGACACGTACGATGACCAAGCTGCCGCTGGTGCAGATCGGGGATGAGTTTGGTGGCCGCGACCACGGCACCGTCATCCACGCCTGCAAAGTGGTGAACAACCTCATCAGCAGCTCCAACGACTTCAAGCGTACGCTCGACACGCTGGCGGGGAAGATTCAGGAGAGCTGA
- a CDS encoding type II secretion system F family protein → MPTFHYIALDQNGQEQAGNLDAASEADAINLLRQSGLYPTSVAAEGQGQAAAIKKRAKTTSKGQTKSVKVGANAKVKSKTLMIFTRQLATLIDSGLPLLRGLTVLGRQEPHPIMKGTINTLADNVQTGSTFSESLQQYPRIFNKLYINMVKAGELGGVLELVLNRLAEYQEKAQKLKNKIVAAMVYPIIVMFIAAGIMVFLMMVIVPRFEVIFEDMLGSKDKLPDLTKWVIGFSRTMADNIWYILAATAAIIVGWRMMAATKGGRRWIDRTKLKLPLFGDVQRKTAISRFTRTLGTLVTSGVPILQALNITRDTAGNTIVSDAINKVHDAVKEGESMVAPLESSGVFPPMVISMVDVGEETGQLPEMLLKIADVYEDEVDNSVSALTSMLEPLMIVVLALVVGVIVMALFLPLIDVIKNLSGGAGG, encoded by the coding sequence ATGCCCACGTTTCATTATATCGCCCTGGATCAAAACGGTCAGGAACAAGCCGGAAATCTGGATGCAGCCTCCGAGGCAGACGCCATCAACCTGCTGCGCCAATCCGGCCTTTATCCGACCAGCGTCGCCGCTGAGGGACAGGGTCAGGCTGCAGCCATCAAAAAACGGGCCAAAACCACCTCCAAGGGGCAGACCAAATCCGTCAAAGTGGGTGCCAACGCCAAGGTCAAGAGCAAGACGCTCATGATCTTCACCCGCCAGCTGGCCACGCTGATTGATTCTGGCCTCCCCCTCCTGCGCGGTCTCACCGTGCTGGGCCGTCAGGAGCCCCATCCGATCATGAAGGGCACCATCAACACCCTGGCGGACAACGTTCAGACGGGCAGCACCTTCTCCGAGAGCCTCCAGCAGTACCCGCGTATCTTCAACAAGCTCTACATCAACATGGTCAAGGCCGGCGAGCTCGGTGGTGTGCTTGAGCTCGTGCTCAACCGTCTGGCTGAATACCAGGAAAAGGCGCAGAAGCTCAAAAACAAGATCGTGGCCGCAATGGTTTACCCGATCATTGTGATGTTCATCGCCGCAGGCATCATGGTCTTCCTCATGATGGTCATCGTTCCCCGCTTCGAAGTCATCTTTGAAGACATGCTGGGCAGCAAGGACAAGCTGCCGGATCTGACCAAATGGGTCATCGGCTTCAGCCGTACCATGGCAGATAACATCTGGTACATCCTGGCAGCCACAGCCGCCATCATCGTCGGCTGGCGCATGATGGCTGCCACCAAAGGCGGCCGCCGCTGGATCGACCGGACCAAGCTCAAGCTCCCTCTCTTTGGCGATGTCCAACGCAAAACCGCCATCTCCCGCTTCACCCGCACCCTCGGTACACTGGTCACCTCCGGCGTGCCCATCCTGCAGGCCCTCAACATCACCCGTGACACCGCCGGCAACACCATCGTCTCTGATGCCATCAACAAGGTGCATGACGCTGTGAAGGAAGGTGAATCGATGGTCGCACCGCTGGAGTCCAGCGGCGTCTTCCCTCCCATGGTGATCTCCATGGTGGACGTGGGCGAAGAAACCGGCCAGCTCCCCGAAATGCTTCTCAAGATCGCAGATGTGTATGAAGACGAAGTGGACAACTCCGTCTCCGCACTCACCTCCATGCTCGAGCCGCTGATGATCGTTGTGCTCGCTCTCGTGGTCGGTGTCATCGTCATGGCCCTGTTCCTCCCGCTCATCGACGTGATCAAGAACCTCAGCGGTGGCGCCGGAGGCTAG
- a CDS encoding DUF2281 domain-containing protein yields the protein MSTITAIFEPAPDGTLHLPLPAAWQKMPIRVQAVLEPVTSPDSPDLPRSALKGFGCLKGKISMAADFDEPLEDFKEYVS from the coding sequence ATGAGCACCATCACCGCCATCTTCGAGCCTGCTCCGGACGGCACCTTGCATCTTCCTTTGCCAGCAGCCTGGCAAAAGATGCCCATCCGCGTTCAGGCGGTGTTGGAGCCGGTGACTTCGCCGGATTCACCAGACTTGCCCCGGTCTGCGCTGAAAGGCTTTGGCTGCCTCAAAGGCAAAATCTCGATGGCTGCAGACTTCGACGAACCTCTTGAAGACTTCAAAGAGTACGTTTCATGA
- a CDS encoding type II secretion system protein, translated as MKITRLHSPSRNRAFTLVEMLIVVTIIALLAALTLGGYTYAMRSSKRRVTTGTFEAIKLALERYNSEFGEFPQPASTNQLAQFTPGRTMYDISGASCLYQALTGDGFDQISGAAKNAGATPGGGGGGKSDGKTEGTAEITNKMLVEIPQTIFTKKGAAYILIDGFGHPFQYLKAAPATTNTNGGGSGGSGGSNNANNATTINSTYDLWSYSEDEVNTTKQSINSLADPNISKKWIKNW; from the coding sequence ATGAAAATCACACGCCTTCATTCCCCGTCACGCAACCGCGCCTTCACCTTGGTGGAGATGCTCATCGTGGTCACCATCATTGCGCTGCTCGCAGCCTTGACTCTGGGTGGCTACACCTATGCCATGCGCTCCTCCAAGCGCCGTGTCACCACCGGAACCTTCGAAGCCATCAAGCTGGCGCTTGAGCGTTACAATTCGGAATTCGGTGAGTTCCCCCAGCCAGCGAGCACCAACCAACTGGCTCAATTCACTCCAGGGCGGACCATGTATGACATCTCCGGGGCTTCTTGCCTCTACCAGGCACTGACTGGGGATGGCTTTGACCAAATCAGCGGAGCGGCGAAAAATGCTGGTGCCACCCCTGGCGGTGGTGGTGGCGGTAAATCAGATGGTAAAACTGAAGGCACGGCGGAAATCACCAACAAGATGCTCGTCGAAATCCCCCAGACCATCTTCACAAAGAAGGGCGCTGCTTACATCTTGATCGATGGCTTTGGGCATCCGTTTCAGTACCTCAAAGCCGCACCAGCGACTACGAACACGAATGGTGGTGGCAGCGGCGGCAGTGGTGGCAGCAACAACGCGAATAATGCAACCACCATCAACTCCACGTACGACCTCTGGTCATACTCTGAAGATGAAGTAAACACCACCAAGCAGAGCATCAACTCTCTTGCAGATCCGAACATTTCCAAAAAGTGGATTAAAAACTGGTGA
- a CDS encoding type II toxin-antitoxin system VapC family toxin codes for MRLLIDTHALIWFCEGNLSLSSAARAAMEDDANERYISHAVLWEMAIKLSLGKLQLQADYDLIFPGVVDANGFQMLPARLEHYRDLLSLPRHHGDPFDRLMISQARAEGLTIITCDTHFPAYGVPLLW; via the coding sequence ATGAGGCTCCTCATCGACACGCATGCACTGATCTGGTTCTGCGAAGGCAATCTCAGTCTCAGCTCCGCGGCCCGTGCAGCGATGGAAGATGATGCCAATGAAAGGTATATCAGCCACGCTGTGCTTTGGGAAATGGCGATCAAGCTTTCCCTCGGCAAACTTCAGCTTCAGGCGGATTACGATTTGATCTTTCCTGGGGTCGTGGATGCCAATGGTTTCCAAATGCTTCCCGCCCGGCTCGAACACTATCGGGATCTTCTCTCCCTGCCCCGCCACCATGGCGACCCTTTTGATCGCCTCATGATCTCACAGGCCCGAGCCGAAGGACTGACCATCATCACCTGCGACACACATTTCCCCGCCTACGGCGTTCCATTGCTTTGGTGA
- a CDS encoding DUF3108 domain-containing protein has product MRLHLLLPVLGLLSLSAAVAGPPEWVKELTPGHAGARAVPPCKLTFDIGWSHVMTAGQATLTVREAAADFWRADASAASTGLARMLWKYDCEMTSIMHRGSLSAHFLQHRETDSAETCRYRVAFQPHRVVTETQVQPVKGKESHSTAVCPFGPMDDILSFILYVRSQELKNGQKITRVVQPWDTPYLTTFEVLGRDTMTYEGKKRACIKLGLKIRKIDRTTLVMSDYKKMKTATIWVSDDELRVPLEMQASVYVGYMFARLTKFEYLSGKDATAALPKSMVVKEP; this is encoded by the coding sequence ATGCGCCTCCACCTGCTGCTGCCTGTCCTTGGTCTGCTGAGTCTGTCTGCTGCCGTGGCAGGGCCGCCGGAGTGGGTGAAGGAGCTGACGCCGGGCCATGCGGGCGCGCGCGCGGTGCCGCCCTGCAAGCTGACCTTTGACATCGGCTGGAGCCATGTGATGACGGCGGGGCAGGCCACGTTGACGGTGCGTGAGGCGGCTGCCGATTTCTGGCGTGCCGATGCCAGCGCGGCGAGCACGGGGCTGGCGCGGATGTTGTGGAAATATGACTGCGAGATGACCTCCATCATGCACCGGGGCAGCCTGAGCGCGCATTTTCTGCAGCATCGGGAGACGGACAGCGCTGAGACCTGCCGCTACCGGGTGGCGTTTCAGCCGCACCGCGTGGTGACGGAAACGCAGGTGCAGCCGGTGAAGGGAAAAGAGAGCCACTCCACGGCGGTGTGCCCGTTTGGCCCGATGGATGACATCCTTTCCTTCATCCTGTATGTGCGCAGCCAGGAGCTGAAAAACGGGCAGAAGATCACGCGTGTGGTTCAGCCGTGGGACACGCCTTATCTGACGACTTTTGAGGTGCTCGGGCGCGATACGATGACGTATGAGGGCAAGAAGCGGGCCTGCATCAAGCTGGGGCTGAAGATCCGCAAGATCGACCGCACGACGCTGGTGATGAGCGACTACAAGAAGATGAAAACCGCCACCATCTGGGTGAGCGACGATGAGCTGCGCGTGCCACTGGAGATGCAGGCCAGTGTGTATGTGGGCTACATGTTTGCCCGGCTGACGAAGTTTGAATACCTCAGCGGCAAGGACGCCACGGCAGCACTGCCAAAGAGCATGGTGGTGAAGGAGCCCTAA
- a CDS encoding DUF3500 domain-containing protein translates to MMNLVKRLTVPFFGICLAFSCIAPQSARAHEAGAQMSAIAKVFLSALTPEQKAKASFEFGSEERENWHFIPRERKGLPMKEMTPQQRLLAQALLNTGLGFRGAAKAVTIMSLEEVLYQIEGADESKRAATREKRDPEKYYVSIFGEPADKGAWGWRVEGHHLSLNFTIKDGQMLRATPSFMGTNPGEIRQGPLTGLRVLGVEEELGRELVKSLSEEQFKKAFVATEAPKEMITEAKHKVDPLSPEGIADTDLDAKQKGMLKRLIDEYVDRLRPEIADAARAEFQASGPIHFAWAGGKERGEPHYYRVQGKTFLLEYDNTQNNANHVHSVWRSFDGDFGRDVLGEHVKQAH, encoded by the coding sequence ATGATGAACCTCGTCAAGCGTCTCACTGTCCCTTTTTTCGGCATTTGTCTTGCCTTTTCGTGCATCGCACCGCAAAGCGCCCGGGCGCATGAGGCCGGCGCGCAGATGTCCGCCATCGCCAAAGTGTTTCTTTCCGCACTGACACCGGAGCAGAAGGCCAAGGCCAGCTTTGAGTTTGGCTCGGAAGAGCGTGAAAACTGGCACTTCATCCCTCGTGAACGCAAGGGGCTGCCCATGAAGGAGATGACCCCGCAGCAGCGTTTGCTGGCGCAGGCCTTGCTCAACACAGGCCTGGGCTTCCGTGGTGCCGCCAAGGCGGTGACGATCATGAGCTTGGAGGAGGTGCTCTACCAGATCGAGGGCGCAGATGAGTCCAAGCGTGCCGCCACCCGTGAAAAGCGCGACCCAGAAAAGTATTACGTCTCCATCTTTGGCGAACCTGCTGACAAGGGTGCCTGGGGCTGGCGTGTGGAGGGGCATCATCTCTCTCTGAATTTCACGATCAAAGACGGCCAGATGCTGCGTGCCACCCCCTCATTCATGGGCACCAATCCCGGCGAAATTCGTCAGGGGCCGCTTACAGGCCTGCGCGTGCTGGGCGTTGAGGAGGAGCTGGGCCGCGAACTGGTGAAGTCTCTGAGCGAAGAGCAGTTTAAAAAAGCTTTTGTCGCCACGGAAGCTCCAAAAGAGATGATCACCGAGGCCAAGCACAAGGTGGACCCGCTTTCTCCTGAAGGTATTGCAGACACGGATCTCGACGCCAAGCAGAAGGGCATGCTCAAGCGCCTCATCGACGAATATGTGGACCGTCTTCGTCCGGAGATTGCTGATGCAGCACGTGCAGAATTCCAGGCCAGCGGCCCCATTCATTTTGCCTGGGCTGGCGGCAAGGAGCGTGGAGAGCCGCACTACTACCGCGTGCAGGGTAAGACCTTCCTGCTGGAATACGACAATACACAGAACAACGCCAACCATGTGCACAGCGTGTGGCGCAGCTTTGACGGTGACTTTGGCCGTGATGTGCTCGGTGAGCACGTGAAGCAGGCACATTGA
- a CDS encoding GspE/PulE family protein, with translation MTPHNVVEMLKGRGVIDKGLAFDIEQDAVQNGKDIVQVLMSYGIYTNEDEFWAQVAEELGADHFDLENYEPPPSVVALIPAGMARLYGAFPITLDAQGLHVAFTDPLNPQLVEDLRFGLEKTIVPVVARRSQVQSLIEKHYGSGAPSIDEIFGQMGKGLKDGLTAEAEANSAPIVKFVDLVMQQAIKERASDIHFEPFEREFKIRYRVDGALYEMAPPPVHLANSIISRVKVMASMNIAERRIPQDGRIMTTVGGKAVDMRVNSLPTQHGESVVMRVLDRSSINIELDALGMQPYLEDYIVETIHKPNGIFIVTGPTGAGKTTTLYACLRKINTIDSKLLTAEDPVEYELDGVMQVPINEGVGLTFAKALRSFLRQDPDRIMVGEMRDLETAQIAIQASLTGHLVLSTLHTNDAAGAVTRLVDMGVEPFLVSATLEGVLAQRLLRTICKSCRAAYEPSLHILNQLGLSPEDIGGRSFYTGSGCGVCGNSGYKGRKGLYELLDVTDPIRELITSRAPSIVLKQKAIELGMITLREDGLRNIYDGVTTIEEVLKYT, from the coding sequence ATGACTCCCCATAACGTGGTAGAGATGCTCAAAGGCCGGGGCGTGATCGACAAAGGTCTCGCCTTTGACATTGAGCAGGACGCCGTGCAGAACGGCAAAGACATCGTGCAGGTGCTGATGTCCTACGGCATTTACACGAACGAGGATGAATTCTGGGCCCAGGTGGCCGAAGAACTCGGTGCCGACCACTTCGACCTGGAAAACTACGAGCCCCCGCCCTCGGTCGTGGCCCTCATTCCCGCCGGCATGGCGCGCCTCTACGGTGCCTTCCCCATCACGTTGGACGCCCAAGGCCTGCATGTGGCCTTCACCGATCCGCTCAATCCTCAGCTCGTGGAAGATCTGCGCTTTGGCCTGGAAAAGACCATCGTGCCCGTCGTCGCCCGCCGCAGCCAGGTGCAGAGCCTGATTGAAAAGCACTACGGCAGCGGAGCCCCCAGCATTGACGAAATCTTCGGTCAGATGGGCAAGGGTCTCAAAGACGGACTTACCGCCGAAGCCGAGGCCAACTCGGCCCCCATCGTCAAGTTTGTGGACCTCGTCATGCAGCAGGCCATCAAGGAGCGTGCCAGCGACATCCACTTCGAGCCCTTCGAGCGCGAGTTCAAGATCCGCTACCGCGTGGACGGCGCGCTGTATGAAATGGCGCCGCCCCCTGTGCATCTGGCCAATTCCATCATCTCCCGCGTCAAGGTGATGGCCAGCATGAACATCGCCGAGCGCCGTATCCCTCAGGACGGTCGTATCATGACCACCGTGGGCGGAAAAGCGGTGGACATGCGCGTGAATTCCCTGCCCACCCAGCATGGCGAGTCGGTCGTTATGCGTGTTCTTGACCGCTCCTCCATCAATATCGAGCTCGATGCCCTGGGCATGCAGCCCTACCTGGAGGACTACATCGTCGAGACCATCCACAAGCCCAACGGCATCTTCATCGTCACGGGCCCCACGGGTGCCGGCAAGACCACCACCCTCTACGCCTGCCTGCGCAAGATCAACACCATCGACAGCAAGCTCCTCACCGCCGAAGACCCGGTGGAATATGAGCTCGATGGCGTGATGCAGGTGCCCATCAATGAAGGCGTGGGACTCACCTTCGCCAAGGCCCTGCGCTCTTTCCTGCGTCAGGATCCGGACCGCATCATGGTGGGGGAAATGCGTGACCTTGAGACCGCCCAGATCGCCATCCAGGCCTCCCTCACCGGCCACTTGGTGCTCAGCACCCTGCACACTAATGACGCCGCCGGTGCCGTCACCCGTCTCGTGGACATGGGCGTGGAACCTTTCCTCGTCTCCGCCACGCTGGAAGGCGTGCTGGCCCAGCGACTCCTGCGTACCATCTGCAAGAGCTGCCGCGCCGCCTATGAGCCCAGCCTGCACATCCTCAACCAGCTCGGGCTCAGCCCGGAAGACATCGGTGGCCGCAGCTTCTACACCGGGTCCGGCTGTGGTGTGTGCGGAAACAGCGGCTACAAAGGCCGTAAAGGCCTCTACGAACTGCTGGATGTGACAGACCCCATCCGCGAGCTCATCACCTCCCGCGCCCCATCCATCGTGCTCAAGCAAAAGGCCATCGAGCTGGGCATGATCACCCTCCGTGAGGACGGCCTTCGCAACATCTATGATGGTGTCACCACCATCGAAGAAGTCCTGAAATACACCTGA